A single region of the Acidimicrobiales bacterium genome encodes:
- a CDS encoding MOSC domain-containing protein, with translation MTDVLASIEASPRDVGSLEMIVRRPAPAEREILDVGELTTDEGLVGDGWRARGSRHTPDGSPEVNRQLTLMNSRAVAIVAGERERWPLAGDQLYIDFDLSHENLPTGTRLRIGTAVVEVTPEPHNGCAKFRARYGPEAVRLFNSPDGKRLRARGINARVVEPGTIRVGDEVAKLS, from the coding sequence GTGACCGACGTGCTCGCCTCCATCGAAGCGTCGCCGCGCGATGTGGGGTCGTTGGAGATGATCGTGCGCCGCCCCGCGCCCGCCGAGCGCGAGATCCTCGATGTCGGCGAGCTCACCACCGACGAGGGCTTGGTGGGCGACGGCTGGCGTGCTCGAGGCAGCCGCCACACGCCCGACGGATCGCCCGAGGTGAACCGCCAACTGACGCTGATGAACTCGCGCGCCGTAGCGATCGTGGCCGGCGAACGGGAACGGTGGCCCCTCGCTGGCGACCAGCTCTACATCGACTTCGACCTGTCGCACGAGAACCTCCCGACGGGCACCCGCCTGCGCATCGGCACCGCCGTGGTCGAGGTGACGCCCGAACCGCACAACGGCTGCGCCAAGTTCCGCGCCCGCTACGGCCCGGAGGCAGTCCGTTTGTTCAACTCGCCGGACGGCAAGCGGCTGCGGGCCCGGGGCATCAACGCCCGGGTGGTCGAGCCCGGCACCATCCGGGTGGGCGACGAGGTGGCCAAGCTCAGCTGA
- a CDS encoding TetR/AcrR family transcriptional regulator → MSRDERQAERRRRLLDAGLGQVGTAGYARTTIEGLCAGAGVTPRHFYEEFSGREPLLLAVFEEIVGWTREAVAAAVAAAPVDPERRVRAGIGAFLHALLDDPRRARVACVEVVGVSPTVEGRRREVLHEFAAFITGEARQLQVTERPDTGSFAVAAMALVGGTNELVVEWVLGEHRPPLDDLADEITRLFLAVGRTYFS, encoded by the coding sequence ATGTCACGCGACGAACGGCAGGCCGAGCGCCGCCGCCGGCTGCTCGACGCGGGCCTTGGCCAGGTCGGCACGGCGGGCTACGCCCGCACCACCATCGAGGGACTGTGCGCCGGCGCGGGGGTGACGCCCCGCCACTTCTACGAGGAGTTCTCCGGACGCGAGCCGCTGCTGCTGGCCGTCTTCGAAGAGATCGTGGGCTGGACCCGCGAGGCGGTTGCGGCTGCGGTGGCCGCCGCCCCGGTCGACCCCGAACGCCGGGTGCGGGCGGGCATCGGTGCCTTCCTCCACGCCCTGCTCGACGACCCCCGCCGGGCTCGGGTGGCGTGCGTCGAGGTGGTGGGGGTGAGCCCCACGGTGGAAGGGCGACGGCGCGAGGTGCTGCACGAGTTCGCCGCTTTCATCACGGGCGAGGCGCGGCAACTGCAGGTGACGGAGCGGCCCGACACCGGTTCGTTCGCCGTCGCCGCCATGGCCTTGGTGGGAGGCACCAACGAGTTGGTGGTGGAGTGGGTGCTGGGCGAGCACCGTCCGCCCCTCGACGACCTGGCGGACGAGATCACCCGCTTGTTTCTGGCCGTGGGACGGACGTACTTCAGCTGA
- a CDS encoding HD domain-containing protein produces the protein MDRLQRQLQFLLEADRVKQVVRQNPLADGSRRENDAEHMWHLALAVLVLAEHAAEAVDVVRVLTMVLVHDLVEIDTGDVLVYDEVARAAAVEGERAAAERIFGLLPDDQASAFREAWEEFEAGRTAEARLAAAVDRLQPMLLNHAAGGGAWVEHGVSLDAVTARNAQIAEAAPALGETVRSLLADAAERGMLRPGKAGAPFAPPDEGSP, from the coding sequence GTGGACCGCTTGCAGCGCCAGCTCCAGTTCCTGCTGGAGGCCGACCGGGTGAAGCAGGTGGTGCGGCAGAACCCACTGGCCGACGGGTCGCGCCGGGAGAACGACGCCGAGCATATGTGGCACTTGGCCCTTGCCGTGCTGGTGCTGGCCGAACACGCAGCGGAGGCCGTCGACGTGGTGCGGGTGCTGACCATGGTCCTGGTGCACGACTTGGTGGAGATCGACACCGGTGACGTGTTGGTCTACGACGAGGTGGCCCGGGCGGCCGCCGTCGAGGGCGAGCGTGCCGCGGCCGAACGCATCTTCGGGCTGTTGCCCGACGACCAGGCGAGCGCGTTCCGAGAGGCGTGGGAGGAGTTCGAGGCGGGGCGCACCGCCGAGGCCCGTTTGGCCGCCGCCGTCGACCGGTTGCAACCGATGCTGCTCAACCACGCCGCCGGTGGGGGCGCCTGGGTCGAGCACGGCGTGTCGCTGGACGCGGTGACGGCGCGCAATGCGCAGATCGCCGAGGCGGCACCTGCGCTGGGCGAGACGGTGCGGTCGCTGCTGGCCGATGCCGCCGAGCGCGGGATGTTGCGACCGGGCAAGGCAGGGGCTCCCTTCGCCCCCCCGGATGAAGGAAGCCCCTGA
- a CDS encoding EamA family transporter: MDARRASFVAVAACVLWGTIPLLVRKVEVPTVALVFSRVGIAAVGLGVLLAVRRRRLTGLPAGRSALAAALLAVHWSAQFAAYRRLPVAVVILVIYLSPVGMAVLARRLLGERVERRTAGALGIALVGFVVIAAPEVEGPGDPVGLALAVFAAATYALVIVVGKPLAQQAGAVSATFVEMAGAAALLAPLALAADWGEPRWAWGWLVVLGLVHTAAATAAYLAAVAVLPTARAGVFGYLEPASAVVLGWAVLGQRPTLATAAGGLLIVAAGIVVLTAAPPALEVPTGVPR, translated from the coding sequence GTGGACGCCCGCCGGGCTTCGTTCGTCGCCGTGGCCGCCTGTGTGCTGTGGGGCACGATCCCGTTGCTGGTCCGAAAGGTCGAAGTGCCCACCGTGGCCCTGGTGTTCTCCCGGGTCGGCATCGCTGCCGTGGGGCTCGGCGTCCTGCTCGCCGTGCGCCGTCGGCGCCTCACCGGCCTGCCCGCGGGCCGAAGCGCCCTGGCCGCCGCCCTCCTGGCCGTGCACTGGTCGGCCCAGTTCGCCGCCTACCGACGCCTGCCCGTGGCCGTGGTCATCCTCGTCATCTACCTGTCGCCGGTAGGCATGGCCGTGCTGGCCCGGCGCCTGCTCGGCGAGCGGGTGGAACGGCGCACCGCCGGAGCCCTCGGCATCGCCCTCGTCGGCTTCGTCGTCATCGCCGCCCCCGAGGTGGAAGGCCCGGGCGACCCCGTCGGCCTGGCGCTGGCCGTGTTCGCAGCGGCCACCTATGCACTCGTGATCGTGGTGGGCAAGCCGTTGGCCCAACAGGCGGGGGCGGTGTCGGCCACGTTTGTGGAGATGGCCGGTGCCGCGGCGCTGCTGGCGCCCCTCGCCCTCGCCGCCGACTGGGGCGAGCCGAGGTGGGCGTGGGGGTGGTTGGTCGTGCTCGGCCTGGTGCACACGGCGGCCGCCACTGCTGCCTACCTCGCTGCCGTCGCCGTGCTGCCGACGGCCCGGGCCGGCGTGTTCGGCTACCTGGAGCCGGCATCGGCCGTGGTGCTCGGCTGGGCGGTGCTGGGGCAGCGGCCGACCCTCGCCACCGCCGCGGGTGGGTTGTTGATCGTGGCGGCCGGCATCGTGGTGCTGACCGCTGCCCCGCCCGCTTTGGAGGTGCCCACCGGTGTTCCTCGGTGA
- a CDS encoding response regulator — protein sequence MTRVLVVDDNPVARCVAVMALELAGMDVDEAPDGSLALERLAAEPADAVVLDIMMPGLSGHDVLAERRRRHLAPETAVIMLTCKTDDADITRAFAAGACDYMTKPFDPDALVRAVRTAVYGSIG from the coding sequence ATGACGCGCGTGCTCGTCGTCGACGACAACCCCGTCGCCCGGTGCGTGGCCGTGATGGCCTTGGAACTGGCGGGCATGGACGTCGACGAGGCGCCCGACGGCAGCCTCGCCTTGGAACGGCTGGCCGCCGAGCCCGCCGACGCCGTCGTGCTCGACATCATGATGCCGGGGCTCTCCGGCCACGACGTCCTGGCCGAACGGAGGCGACGCCACCTCGCGCCGGAGACCGCGGTGATCATGCTCACGTGCAAGACGGACGACGCCGACATCACCCGGGCGTTCGCCGCCGGCGCATGCGACTACATGACGAAACCCTTCGACCCGGACGCCTTGGTGCGGGCGGTGCGCACGGCGGTCTACGGCTCGATCGGCTGA
- a CDS encoding DUF4388 domain-containing protein, whose protein sequence is MASDPPALTGTLVDFRPRTLLHFLGLTGKSGVLRVDDIAVSFRNGRVLGDDAVDEVVRMLRTPQGRFRFEESATVGGDVFGRHIAEVLAEAGEAVMDWEEVAQVVPSMAVVVTLSHGDDDVHLSADAWTLSTAVAAGHTTPAQLMTQLGWPALRVCRAVSELVTGGRAAVAPPVRERRASLRGRAETILTATTERPLWPGHGQSESRWRTPWHDAGY, encoded by the coding sequence GTGGCCTCCGACCCGCCCGCCCTCACCGGCACGCTTGTCGACTTCCGCCCCCGCACGCTGCTGCACTTCCTGGGGCTGACCGGCAAGAGCGGGGTGCTGCGCGTCGACGACATCGCCGTGTCGTTCCGCAACGGCCGGGTGCTGGGTGACGACGCGGTCGACGAGGTCGTGCGCATGCTGCGCACGCCGCAAGGTCGGTTCCGCTTCGAGGAGTCGGCCACCGTCGGCGGCGACGTCTTCGGCCGGCACATCGCCGAGGTCTTGGCCGAGGCAGGCGAGGCGGTCATGGACTGGGAAGAGGTCGCCCAGGTGGTGCCGTCGATGGCGGTGGTGGTGACCCTGTCCCACGGCGACGACGACGTGCACCTGTCGGCCGACGCCTGGACGTTGAGCACGGCCGTGGCCGCCGGGCACACCACGCCCGCGCAGTTGATGACGCAACTCGGCTGGCCCGCCCTGCGGGTGTGCCGGGCCGTAAGCGAGTTGGTCACCGGGGGGCGCGCCGCGGTGGCACCGCCGGTGCGGGAGCGGCGAGCCAGCCTGCGGGGCCGGGCCGAGACCATCCTCACGGCGACGACAGAACGCCCACTGTGGCCTGGCCACGGCCAGAGCGAGTCGCGTTGGCGCACCCCGTGGCACGACGCCGGCTACTAG